GTTGGTAAAATCACGTAATAAATAGAATCCAGATATTTTATCTTTAGGACCAATATACCCCCAGTATGGAGCTGGCTTCAAAATGTCGATTGCTTTATAGAAGTATACCCCCATACAAGTTGCAATACTTATTACCAATTGATTTTTTATTAAGACATTCAACTCCCTGCACCACAGTCCAAGATCCTCCCAAGTAACAACTTCCATACTCGTTAATTGAATACCTTGCTCAGAGCTATGCATTTCAAAATGCAAGATGGGTATCAACATCCCTCTCATAACTAGAATCTTAACCTCTTGAAAGAAGTTAAACAAGTCCTCCTTTGTCTTTATAATTATCAGATAAGCGGCTGTATTATTTTTTAGACACTTCCATTTAATAACATTATTATATAGCTCATCGCCTGTTTCACGATCACCAATCTTCAATGATTGTATGACAAATACTGCGTTATAGGATAATTCATAATAGAATTCGATACTTCCCATATTCTGTAGATTCTGTTTATGTTGACCCGGGTCTCTGGGATGTTGCCCCACCTGCGTAGCAGGTAATAAAAGTAAGAGCTAAATGCTATGTAAAATACAATGATTATTTATTTCTTCGTCTTAGTGATTCTCCTTTTAATTCTACCCTGTGTGCATTTGCTGTCAATCTGTCAAGGATTGCATCGGCCAAGGTCGGATCATTAAGATACTCATGCCATTTCGCGACAGGTAGTTGTGATGTCACAATTACACTCTTCTTTCCATATCGATCCTCAAGTAGCTGAAGTAAAGTAAGACGGATCTCCTGTGCCATCGGTGCCAGTCCGAAGTCATCGAGGATAATGAGAGTCTGTCGCTCAAGATGATTCAGTAATTTGATATATGATCCATCCAGTTTAGAGAGTGTTACTTTCTCTATTAGCCGGTTCATATTCAAATATGTCGTTTTAAATCCCATCAGGCATGCGTGATGGCCAAGAGCACAGGCGAGGTGGCTCTTGCCACAGCCTGTCGCTCCTGTAATTAAGATGTTTTGCCCCTGATTTATGTAATCGCTACTGGTTAAAACAGCTAGTTGCTGTTTAGTCAGATTCCGTCCGGGGCTGCAATCTATTTGCTCTATTGTTACAGGCAGTCTTAGCTTTGCCAGTTTTAAATAGTATGCAGTCTTTTCATTGCTCCTATTCTGTTCTTCTGATTGAACCAGGTAAGCAATAAGATCATGTCCTTGTAATTGTTGATTCATAGGTAATTCCAGTTGAGCATTATAAGCCTGATACATTCCCTGCAGGCGAAGTTGTTTCATTTGCTCAAGTGTTTGTGTGCATTCATCATTTGACTTTTTTATTTATAGTGATCCTATCCCCTGAATTAGTCCATGGTGATTAATACAGTTATCTCTTGATTCCTCTGATCTATCCAGGCCCCGTTCAAGGATATTCGGACCATAGTGTAATTAACGCGTGTGCCCAGCAATGCTCTTTTGCAAGCTCGCTCAAGGCGGTCAGCCCCATACTTTTTCTGAAGCATCAACATGCCAAAGCAGGCTTTATAGTTTTGTTCAATATAAATGCTGTTTTCCAGGATATTTGCGGCTGTTTGTTGCGTTGATGGCCCAATACGAGCTGCCTGAGCTAGTAAGTCATCCCGGTTCCAGCCTTTTATCTGCTGCATCCGCTGATGATTGGGTGGCATGTGATCAGGTATAGTATTGTAAGACTTTTGCTGGTCGTTCCTAAAGTGAATAGCTATTCTTTGATATTCAAAATATGCTTCTACGGAATGTTTATCATATAACACCTTAACTTTTTTCCCCACGTATTGATATGGTACACTGTAATAGCGATGGTCGTCAGAAAGCTGAATATGATAATTACGCTGGACAGTCAGCAGGACAACTTTTTTAACAATAAAGGGCGTGGATGGAAGTGGTTTCAAACATGCTTTCTCATGTTGCTCATAATAGTACCACCTGCTATAAGGGGTATTTCTATAAGGTTTATTATTGAGAAGAATAAGCTGATCATACATTGCTGCATTAAGAGCTTGCAGGCTGTTGAACTCTCTGTTTCTAAGGGGGCCATAAATGTGGTTATATATTATATTTACAGCTTTTTCAACCATTGCCTTATCCCTTGGGCTATACGGCCTGGTCGCACTAAAAGTAGTTGCATAGTATTCACTTAACTGGCCACATATTTCAGTAAATACTGGTTCGTATTTGTCCGGCTTTATTACAGCAGTCTTTAAATTATCACATAAGATCGTGATCGGAACACCACCGAAGAAAAGTAACATTGCATTGATGCAGGCAATAAAATCAACTGTACGTTGAGTATGAACCGACATACAAAATATAAGACCACTAAATGGAAGGATTGCAATGAATACTTCACATTCAATTTTTTCACCCGTATCTGTATCTATATATGATTGCTTTTTGCCTGCAAAATCGATCATAATGATGTCTCCAACAATATAATCCATGTGCATGGCAACATCCAGCCTCTTAAGAAATTGATTCAGATGATGGCAATAGTGGCTATATACATATCCATCAGGATTTTGCCGTAAATATTCCTGCCAAAGTAATTGACGGGTAACACCTGTTCTTCCCAGCTCATGCTGTATATCCTTAAAATGGCTAATCAGTTGCTCTAACCGTTGTGCATCATGAGCCATGCTTTCGTTACCATAAGCTCGTTCCGCCAGTGCTACATCATTTTGATTGTTTTGAGTGCTATCATTCTCATTCGTAAGCAAGGTTAAATATTTCCGCACACTATTGCGGCTAATGCCTAACCGACGAGCCATTTCCCTTATACCTACACCATCCTTCTTAAGCTGTAAAAGTTACTTTAATTGTTCCATTGCTATTGGCTTTTGTCCCATGCTCCCATATTTTTAAGGAGCATATAATACAAAAAGCTCTTACTATTTACTCCTGCAGGGTGGGTCAAAATGCCAGAATGACATAGTGAATTTTAAAAAAATAAAATTCCAGGTGGGTCAACATCCCAGAATTCGGGCATATCAACCTATGAAATCTCAAAAAAGAGGTGGGTCAACATCCCAGAATTTGATTCACCTTTTAGGTGGGTTATCATTCCAGAATGGTGGGTCAACATAATTCAGAGAAGTGGGTCAACATCCTCCAGAATCTACACCATATTCTATATTTTCATTTGCTCAATTGTACATAATCATTATCTAAGATAGGGAGTTCAAAATTTCCATGAAAAACAATATTTTCGAAAATAAACTTGGTTTGGGAACTAGATCGAACCAATTTGAGATTGACTTTGAAATACTTACAAAATATTGTAGAATAATATAAAAAGCAAAACCCGCTCTATGAGCGGGTTTTGCTTTTTATGTGCCCAGAACTGGATTCGAACCAGCACACCCTTGCGAGCGCTGCGACCTGAACACAGTGCGTCTACCAATTTCGCCATCTGGGCAACTGATTCCGTGTTAAGGGATTGCAAAGGTATACACTTTTCCCAATATTCCAAATATTTATATAGAAAATTTTCAACCTACCGACCATGCATACACAAAAAAGGCCGACCCCCTAAAAGGTCAGCCTTTCTTTTCAAGAGCCATCCAGCTTATACAGCTACATTGAACTCTCTAAGCGTATCGTTCAGACTCGTCTTCAGATCTGTAGATTCTTTACGTTGACCAATGATCAGCGCGCAAGGAACCTGGTATTCACCAGCTGGGAACTTCTTAGTATATGTACCAGGAATTACCACACTACGTGCCGGTACACGACCCTTGTACTCTACCGGCTCAGCACCACTTACGTCAATGATCTTGGTAGACTTAGTCAATACTACATTCGCACCCAGCACCGCTTCTTTTTCTACTATCACACCTTCTACCACAATACAACGACTACCCAGGAAACAACCATCTTCGATGATCACCGGACTAGCCTGCAGTGGTTCCAGTACACCACCAATACCAACACCACCACTCAGGTGTACATTCTTACCTATTTGTGCGCAGGAACCTACTGTAGCCCAGGTATCCACCATGGTACATTCGTCTACGTATGCACCGATGTTTACGTAAGATGGCATCAGGATCGCGCCTCTACCAATGAATGCACCATAACGTGCAATCGCATGAGGTACTACACGAACACCCAGATCTTTATAGTTGGATTTCAGCTTCATTTTGTCATAGAACTCAAATGGTGGGAGGTCTATGGTTTCCATCGTTTGGATGGTGAAGTACATCAGGATGGCCTGCTTTACCCATTCATTGACTTTCCAGCCTTCTCCTGTGGGTTCTGCTACCCTGATCTTTCCCTTATCTACAGCTTCAATAACAGCTTTGACAGCATCGCTGTAAGTAGATTCCTGTAGCAGGCTGCGGTTTCCCCAGGCAGCCTGGATGAGTTCTTGTAGCTCCATTGTGTATCGAAATTTTTCACAAACATAGTAAAAGAGGGGGGAATTTTTCACTGATGCTTTTCCTGATTAGCCTGAAAACCACAATGAAGGCGTTAATGCCCTAACCTCCCAACCACCTAACCTCCTTACTCCTCAACCTCCCCCACACCCTCAACTTCCTTACTCCCCAACACCCTCAACCTCCCAACACCCTCAACCTTCCCTTACCACCTAACCTCCCAACACCCTCAACCTCTTTACCTCCCCACCTCCCAATTTTTTATTTATTACCTTTATCCCCCTTTAAACCATTCTATGAATATTGCTTTCGATGCCAAACGGGCTTTCCAGAATAACACAGGTCTCGGCAATTACAGCCGGACCCTGATCAGTTCTCTGGCTACCTATTACCCGGAGCACAATTACTACCTGTACGCACCCAAACTAACGGGTATGTACAACACCGCTGCTTTTAGCAATATCACCACCATATTGCCTCAAAAGCCCCTGCATCGCCTGTTGAAAGGCCTCTGGCGCAGCAAATTTGTAGTGAGTGAACTGGCGCAACAAGGCATTGATATCTATCATGGTTTAAGTCACGAGATCCC
This Chitinophaga sancti DNA region includes the following protein-coding sequences:
- the istB gene encoding IS21-like element helper ATPase IstB, with the protein product MKQLRLQGMYQAYNAQLELPMNQQLQGHDLIAYLVQSEEQNRSNEKTAYYLKLAKLRLPVTIEQIDCSPGRNLTKQQLAVLTSSDYINQGQNILITGATGCGKSHLACALGHHACLMGFKTTYLNMNRLIEKVTLSKLDGSYIKLLNHLERQTLIILDDFGLAPMAQEIRLTLLQLLEDRYGKKSVIVTSQLPVAKWHEYLNDPTLADAILDRLTANAHRVELKGESLRRRNK
- a CDS encoding 2,3,4,5-tetrahydropyridine-2,6-dicarboxylate N-succinyltransferase, with product MELQELIQAAWGNRSLLQESTYSDAVKAVIEAVDKGKIRVAEPTGEGWKVNEWVKQAILMYFTIQTMETIDLPPFEFYDKMKLKSNYKDLGVRVVPHAIARYGAFIGRGAILMPSYVNIGAYVDECTMVDTWATVGSCAQIGKNVHLSGGVGIGGVLEPLQASPVIIEDGCFLGSRCIVVEGVIVEKEAVLGANVVLTKSTKIIDVSGAEPVEYKGRVPARSVVIPGTYTKKFPAGEYQVPCALIIGQRKESTDLKTSLNDTLREFNVAV
- the istA gene encoding IS21 family transposase, whose product is MARRLGISRNSVRKYLTLLTNENDSTQNNQNDVALAERAYGNESMAHDAQRLEQLISHFKDIQHELGRTGVTRQLLWQEYLRQNPDGYVYSHYCHHLNQFLKRLDVAMHMDYIVGDIIMIDFAGKKQSYIDTDTGEKIECEVFIAILPFSGLIFCMSVHTQRTVDFIACINAMLLFFGGVPITILCDNLKTAVIKPDKYEPVFTEICGQLSEYYATTFSATRPYSPRDKAMVEKAVNIIYNHIYGPLRNREFNSLQALNAAMYDQLILLNNKPYRNTPYSRWYYYEQHEKACLKPLPSTPFIVKKVVLLTVQRNYHIQLSDDHRYYSVPYQYVGKKVKVLYDKHSVEAYFEYQRIAIHFRNDQQKSYNTIPDHMPPNHQRMQQIKGWNRDDLLAQAARIGPSTQQTAANILENSIYIEQNYKACFGMLMLQKKYGADRLERACKRALLGTRVNYTMVRISLNGAWIDQRNQEITVLITMD